From a single Planctellipticum variicoloris genomic region:
- the tilS gene encoding tRNA lysidine(34) synthetase TilS yields the protein MSGGLVLTAVLEHSLRLHGGLGQRVLVAVSGGADSVSLLRASVEISARCGLTTVAAHFDHGLRGPESTADAIWVQELAQSLGIDCQVGRADAAPLDVVTGVEERARNLRYAFLRQVAEQEQCPLVLTAHTADDQAETVLHHLLRGTGWAGLRGIPPERRLTETIRLIRPLLAVSREDVFAYLAELGQEFRVDSSNADVSLTRNSLRREILPLLRERFNPRVSEALCSLSELAAETDACLGELAEQFLAESLLESSADRVTLDLERLRASPELLLRELLRRLWVRQGWSRQDLGRKQLQRTAAAIRAGGAVDAFDLPGGVRATGRGGVLQLQRNAGKPSGSGVENP from the coding sequence ATGTCGGGAGGTCTCGTGCTGACGGCAGTGTTGGAGCATTCGCTGCGATTGCACGGAGGGCTCGGCCAGCGGGTTCTGGTCGCGGTGTCGGGGGGAGCCGACAGCGTCTCCCTGTTGCGGGCGAGCGTCGAAATTTCAGCCCGCTGCGGACTGACGACGGTCGCCGCACACTTCGATCACGGCCTGCGCGGTCCGGAATCGACAGCCGACGCCATCTGGGTGCAGGAACTGGCTCAAAGCCTCGGAATTGACTGCCAGGTTGGCCGGGCCGATGCCGCTCCATTGGACGTCGTCACGGGGGTGGAGGAACGAGCCCGGAACCTGCGGTATGCCTTCCTGCGGCAGGTCGCCGAACAGGAACAGTGTCCGCTGGTCCTGACGGCGCACACCGCCGACGACCAGGCGGAAACCGTCCTCCACCACCTTCTCCGCGGGACCGGCTGGGCCGGGCTCCGCGGGATCCCCCCGGAGCGACGGCTGACGGAGACCATCCGGCTGATCCGCCCCCTTCTCGCCGTCAGCCGGGAAGATGTCTTCGCCTATCTGGCGGAGTTGGGACAGGAATTTCGCGTCGATTCTTCAAACGCCGACGTCTCCCTGACTCGCAATTCGCTCCGGCGTGAGATCCTCCCCCTCCTGCGGGAGCGATTTAACCCGCGCGTCTCCGAAGCCCTCTGCAGCCTGTCGGAACTGGCCGCGGAAACCGACGCTTGCCTGGGGGAACTTGCTGAGCAGTTTCTCGCGGAATCCCTGCTGGAATCCTCCGCGGATCGCGTGACCCTCGACCTGGAGCGGCTGCGCGCCAGTCCGGAACTGCTGCTGCGAGAGCTGTTACGCCGTTTGTGGGTCCGGCAGGGCTGGTCGCGACAGGATCTGGGGCGAAAGCAATTGCAGCGGACGGCCGCAGCGATCCGGGCCGGCGGCGCCGTCGATGCGTTCGATCTACCCGGCGGGGTGCGGGCCACGGGTCGGGGCGGCGTCCTGCAATTGCAGCGCAATGCGGGCAAACCCTCCGGTTCGGGCGTGGAAAACCCCTGA
- the fabF gene encoding beta-ketoacyl-ACP synthase II, whose amino-acid sequence MSRRVVVTGMSVITALGCELSEFWEKLCVGKSGVSRLERFDCSDFKVNFGGEIKDFNPDEHFDGKEAKRLDRFCQFALAAAQKAVQQSGIDFSAYPDPYRAGVIIGSGIGGLNEIEEQHTKLFDRGPSRVSPFMIPKLMVNAASGNVSVHWGLKGPSTAVATACASASNAIGDAFRMIQYDDADVMICGGSEAAITPMGLSGFARMSALSTRVASPETASRPFDRERDGFVLSEGAGVVVLEEYEHAKSRNATILAEVLGYGMSSDGSHMTAPDPHGSGAARSMQNALRDAKLSVDQIQYINAHGTSTPLGDKAETAAIKRVFESEAKRLAVSSTKSQLGHLLGASGGVEFVISVQALLHQVAPPTINLRNPDPDCDLDYVPDEARRMKVDRVMSNNFGFGGHNACLIIGKV is encoded by the coding sequence ATGTCCAGACGAGTCGTCGTGACAGGGATGTCGGTCATCACCGCGCTCGGCTGTGAGCTGTCGGAGTTTTGGGAAAAACTCTGCGTCGGCAAGAGCGGTGTCAGTCGGCTGGAACGCTTTGACTGCTCTGACTTCAAAGTGAACTTCGGCGGGGAAATCAAGGATTTCAACCCCGACGAACACTTTGACGGTAAAGAAGCCAAGCGTCTCGACCGTTTCTGCCAGTTCGCGCTCGCGGCCGCTCAGAAAGCCGTGCAGCAGTCTGGGATCGATTTCTCCGCTTATCCCGATCCCTACCGGGCTGGTGTCATCATCGGCAGCGGCATCGGCGGGCTCAACGAAATCGAAGAGCAGCATACCAAGCTCTTCGATCGCGGGCCCAGCCGCGTCTCGCCGTTCATGATTCCCAAGCTGATGGTCAATGCGGCCAGCGGAAACGTCTCCGTCCACTGGGGGCTCAAGGGTCCCAGCACGGCCGTGGCGACGGCCTGCGCATCCGCCAGCAATGCGATCGGCGATGCGTTTCGCATGATCCAGTACGACGACGCGGACGTGATGATCTGCGGCGGCAGCGAAGCGGCGATTACTCCCATGGGGCTGTCCGGATTCGCCCGGATGAGCGCCCTGTCGACCCGAGTCGCGAGTCCCGAGACGGCGAGTCGTCCGTTTGATCGCGAGCGGGACGGTTTCGTGCTGTCGGAAGGGGCGGGAGTCGTGGTGCTCGAAGAGTACGAGCACGCGAAAAGCCGCAATGCGACAATCCTGGCGGAAGTCCTCGGATACGGCATGTCCTCGGACGGCAGTCATATGACGGCGCCCGATCCGCATGGCTCCGGGGCGGCGCGATCCATGCAGAATGCGCTGCGGGACGCAAAACTCTCCGTCGATCAAATTCAATACATCAACGCGCACGGCACGAGCACCCCCCTGGGGGACAAGGCCGAGACCGCAGCCATCAAACGCGTTTTTGAATCCGAAGCGAAGCGGCTGGCGGTGTCGAGCACGAAGAGTCAGCTCGGGCATCTGCTGGGAGCCTCGGGCGGCGTCGAGTTCGTGATCTCCGTGCAGGCGCTGCTGCACCAGGTGGCGCCGCCGACGATCAATCTGCGGAACCCCGATCCCGATTGCGATCTCGACTATGTTCCGGACGAAGCACGACGCATGAAAGTCGATCGCGTGATGTCGAACAATTTCGGCTTCGGCGGCCACAACGCCTGCCTGATTATCGGCAAGGTCTAG
- a CDS encoding sensor histidine kinase, with translation MFLTRSIRRKLVVVLALVMLMLSVLVIAGVFGLRSYRELVHDIDNDLSVATQRGNLIEAVGGLAGPLRQGPDETPTAVNAIWRAEACFGQAATVREELQKFVDRLEQLPAGSMDPGQQALRAQLIALIGDGLRGYEQLCGPLADPAQHDAARLGLLNKVAELHKFAASLPTPPGLYSRLREAPRIYKFLLWLTVACSAAALVAFALMIRWGYLWVFQPIRRLHQGVMRVAQGDFTYRLKLVGKDEMAELAESFNKMAARFQEIKTGLDREVQQRSRELVRSERLAGVGFLSAGVAHEINNPLSAIAMAAESLESRLLEMPADASIAGDDRDLMRNYLQMIQREAFRCQQITRRLLDFSRGQDAPRSEQDLARIIADVVDMVGHMSKFRGHDVVFDRGRSCRAVVNGAELKQVILNLTANALESMEGHGRLEITAEEHADEVVLTFVDSGCGMTAHVQENLFEPFFTERASGRGTGLGLSISHRIVAEHGGRIQAASEGPGKGSTFRVHLPRRAAASRESTNQERARIHAA, from the coding sequence GTGTTCTTAACCCGCTCGATTCGACGTAAGCTGGTCGTCGTGCTGGCGCTCGTGATGCTCATGCTGAGCGTCCTGGTGATCGCGGGCGTGTTCGGCCTGCGCTCCTATCGCGAGCTGGTCCACGACATCGACAACGATCTGAGCGTCGCCACGCAGCGGGGCAATCTGATTGAAGCCGTGGGCGGGCTCGCCGGTCCGCTGCGACAGGGGCCGGATGAGACGCCGACCGCCGTCAACGCCATCTGGCGGGCGGAGGCCTGCTTCGGGCAGGCCGCGACCGTGCGGGAGGAGTTGCAGAAGTTTGTCGACCGGCTGGAACAGCTTCCCGCGGGTTCGATGGACCCTGGGCAGCAGGCGCTGCGAGCTCAATTGATCGCTCTGATCGGCGACGGTCTGCGGGGCTACGAACAGCTCTGCGGACCTCTTGCGGATCCGGCTCAGCACGACGCCGCACGGTTGGGGCTGCTGAATAAGGTCGCCGAACTGCATAAGTTCGCCGCATCGCTGCCGACGCCTCCCGGACTCTACTCCCGTCTGCGGGAGGCGCCTCGAATCTATAAATTTCTCCTCTGGCTGACGGTGGCCTGCAGCGCGGCTGCTTTGGTCGCATTCGCGCTCATGATCCGCTGGGGCTACCTCTGGGTCTTTCAACCGATCCGTCGGCTGCATCAGGGTGTCATGCGCGTCGCCCAGGGAGACTTCACTTACCGACTGAAACTCGTCGGCAAAGATGAGATGGCGGAGCTGGCCGAATCGTTCAACAAGATGGCGGCTCGCTTTCAGGAGATCAAAACCGGCCTGGACCGCGAGGTGCAGCAGCGCAGCCGCGAACTGGTGCGGTCGGAACGGCTCGCCGGAGTCGGGTTCTTGTCGGCGGGAGTGGCTCACGAAATCAACAATCCCCTTTCGGCGATCGCCATGGCGGCGGAATCGCTCGAGAGCCGGCTGCTGGAAATGCCCGCAGATGCGTCCATCGCGGGGGACGATCGCGACCTGATGAGGAACTATCTGCAGATGATCCAGCGGGAGGCGTTCCGGTGTCAGCAGATCACGCGCAGGCTGCTCGACTTCTCGCGCGGCCAGGATGCGCCGCGGAGCGAGCAGGACCTGGCGCGGATTATCGCCGACGTGGTCGACATGGTCGGGCACATGAGCAAGTTCCGCGGTCACGATGTCGTGTTCGATCGCGGCCGGTCCTGTCGGGCCGTCGTCAACGGCGCGGAGCTGAAACAGGTGATTCTGAATCTGACGGCCAACGCGCTGGAGTCGATGGAGGGACACGGACGGCTGGAGATTACGGCCGAGGAGCACGCCGACGAAGTCGTGCTGACATTCGTCGACAGCGGATGCGGCATGACGGCTCACGTCCAGGAGAATCTGTTCGAGCCGTTCTTCACGGAACGAGCTTCGGGCCGGGGAACGGGATTGGGGCTGTCGATCAGTCATCGGATCGTCGCCGAACACGGCGGACGGATTCAGGCCGCCAGCGAAGGGCCGGGCAAGGGAAGTACATTCCGGGTGCATCTGCCTCGTCGGGCGGCGGCATCCCGGGAGTCGACGAATCAGGAGCGAGCGCGGATTCATGCCGCGTGA
- a CDS encoding sigma-54-dependent transcriptional regulator produces the protein MTAASSQKLRVLFVDDESAIRDVMKIELPRMGHDVVLCEDGQAALKALERQTFDAAIVDLRMPGLSGWDVIDHIKKVSPETEVIISTGHGDLEAAIQAIRRGAYDFLPKPCKLFEISAVLKRIAEKRNLTNKTIALEARLKAVEGSPDLIGNTPSMLRVKSLIEKIAPTDSSVLIQGETGTGKELVARRIHDLSSRAAMPFVAINCGALPDNLVESELFGHRKGAFTGADTPRKGLIEVANGGTLFLDEFGELDKNMQVKLLRFLESGEIRRVGENEAFHADVRVVCATNRDLQDMVREGSFREDLYFRTNTFEIRLPPLRERREDIPDLARTLIARYLKRRDVPESVLAPETVAVLQQHSWAGNVRELANALEHAAIMSDDKVIRPEDLPASILRGGQGGAVVTESILLPKQALTLREIEMDVIYKVLDKHQGDKPKAAAELGIALKTLYNKLNSDQGRVAG, from the coding sequence TTGACCGCTGCCTCATCTCAGAAATTGCGCGTGCTGTTCGTCGACGATGAGTCGGCGATCCGCGACGTGATGAAGATTGAACTCCCCCGGATGGGGCACGACGTCGTGCTTTGCGAGGACGGTCAGGCCGCGCTCAAAGCGCTCGAACGGCAGACGTTCGATGCTGCGATCGTGGACTTGAGAATGCCCGGCCTGAGCGGCTGGGACGTGATCGACCACATCAAGAAGGTTTCGCCCGAAACCGAAGTCATCATCAGCACCGGTCACGGCGATCTGGAGGCCGCGATCCAGGCGATCCGGCGCGGAGCCTACGACTTCCTGCCGAAGCCCTGCAAGCTGTTCGAGATTTCGGCGGTCCTGAAGCGGATTGCCGAGAAGCGCAACCTGACAAACAAGACAATTGCCCTCGAAGCCCGTCTGAAGGCGGTGGAAGGCTCTCCCGATCTGATCGGGAACACGCCTTCGATGCTGCGGGTGAAGTCTCTGATTGAGAAGATCGCGCCGACCGATTCCAGCGTGCTGATCCAGGGAGAGACGGGGACGGGCAAGGAACTGGTGGCCCGCCGGATTCACGATTTGAGCAGTCGCGCCGCCATGCCGTTTGTGGCGATCAATTGCGGCGCCCTGCCGGATAATCTCGTCGAGAGCGAATTGTTCGGGCATCGCAAAGGGGCCTTTACCGGTGCGGATACGCCGCGCAAAGGTCTCATCGAAGTGGCCAACGGCGGGACGTTGTTCCTCGACGAGTTCGGCGAGCTCGACAAGAACATGCAGGTGAAGCTGCTGCGGTTTCTGGAATCGGGCGAGATCCGCCGCGTCGGCGAGAACGAAGCCTTCCATGCGGACGTGCGGGTGGTCTGCGCCACCAACCGCGACTTGCAGGACATGGTCCGCGAAGGAAGCTTTCGCGAAGATCTGTACTTTCGGACGAACACTTTCGAAATCCGGCTGCCCCCGCTTCGCGAACGGCGGGAAGACATTCCGGATCTGGCGCGGACTCTGATCGCGCGCTATCTGAAGCGCCGCGACGTCCCCGAATCGGTGCTCGCTCCCGAAACCGTTGCCGTTCTGCAACAACACTCGTGGGCCGGGAATGTCCGTGAACTGGCGAACGCTCTGGAACATGCGGCGATCATGTCGGACGACAAGGTGATCCGCCCGGAAGATCTGCCGGCCAGCATCCTGCGCGGGGGCCAGGGAGGCGCCGTGGTGACCGAGTCGATTCTGTTGCCGAAGCAGGCATTGACTCTTCGCGAGATCGAGATGGATGTGATCTACAAAGTGCTCGACAAGCACCAGGGGGATAAGCCAAAGGCGGCTGCGGAACTCGGGATCGCGCTCAAAACGCTCTACAACAAGCTCAACTCCGACCAGGGGCGCGTGGCCGGTTAG
- the lexA gene encoding transcriptional repressor LexA, with translation MYSNKPALTLRQREIYDFLRDKIVNRGYGPTVREIGLHFGIRSPNGVMCHLKALEKKGLITRESHMSRAIQLCDPPQPRTALPLAGQIAAGQPVLALQQEERVDFSGLFNSDDHFCLRVKGESMIDDQIAEGDYVVVRKQTDARDGDIVVALVEGEEATLKRFYRETHRVRLEPRNKGMRPIFSNNVQVLGIVLGVIRQY, from the coding sequence ATGTACAGCAACAAGCCGGCGCTGACCTTGCGCCAAAGGGAGATCTACGACTTCCTTCGAGACAAGATCGTCAATCGTGGCTACGGACCCACCGTGCGGGAAATCGGCTTGCACTTCGGCATCCGGAGCCCGAATGGCGTGATGTGCCACCTGAAGGCCCTTGAGAAGAAGGGCCTTATCACTCGTGAATCCCACATGTCACGAGCGATTCAGCTTTGCGATCCGCCGCAGCCGCGGACAGCCCTGCCACTGGCCGGACAGATCGCCGCCGGGCAGCCCGTGCTGGCGCTCCAGCAGGAAGAACGGGTCGATTTCAGCGGCCTGTTCAACTCGGACGATCACTTCTGCCTGCGGGTGAAGGGCGAGTCGATGATCGACGACCAGATCGCCGAAGGCGATTACGTGGTCGTCCGCAAGCAGACCGACGCCCGCGACGGCGACATTGTCGTCGCCCTCGTCGAAGGCGAAGAAGCCACGCTGAAGCGGTTCTATCGCGAGACGCATCGCGTCCGCCTGGAGCCGCGGAACAAGGGCATGCGCCCCATCTTCAGCAACAACGTCCAAGTTCTGGGTATCGTTCTCGGCGTTATTCGCCAGTACTAG
- the acpP gene encoding acyl carrier protein codes for MSPVEEKVIEIVSEQLNIPKEDIKLESSFQDDLKADSLDVVELVMEFEDEFEVTIPDEDYEKIRTVGDAIKYIQEKQ; via the coding sequence GTGTCGCCGGTTGAAGAGAAAGTGATTGAAATCGTCAGCGAGCAGCTCAATATTCCCAAAGAGGATATTAAGCTGGAAAGCTCGTTTCAGGACGATCTGAAGGCCGATTCTCTCGACGTGGTCGAGCTGGTCATGGAATTCGAAGACGAATTCGAAGTCACCATTCCGGACGAAGATTACGAAAAAATCCGGACTGTGGGCGACGCCATCAAGTACATTCAGGAAAAGCAGTGA
- a CDS encoding MFS transporter yields the protein MSAETVRSDGPIAPNAYRLLWAGFMAILAAGVGYSVRGGILGQWATQFGFTMTELGTITGGGLTGFGIVIILSSLVADKIGYGKLMISAFLLHMLSAGLTLAAPMAYASGGKSAAFDCLFWGMFLFAVGNGLCEAVVNPLTATLFPKNKAHYLNILHAGWPAGLVIGGLASFFMAGTKNDAGEFTVQPVDWKIQMSLFLVPVIFYGGMLLGQKFPKSEAESAGVTLGQMIGQLFAPLMLVLLLIHAMVGYVELGTDSWIAKITGAIMGSPASGLALFVYTSLLMFLLRFVAGPIVHRISPLGLLFVSGVLGATGLTLLGNAEGVAMCVIAATVYALGKTFLWPTMLAVVSEQFPRGGAVSIGMLGGVGMLSAGLLGGPAIGFQQDHYASQQLKGVSPEAFDRYKAATESQFIVFKTVGLDGAKVGVVEDGGKELARAGELLASEKKEDKNHAELAAWWGEAKATAGEDKKLVQTAGIDGGKAALRQTAYVPATMAVLYLLLILYFKSIGGYKAVHIDTPESLGTGES from the coding sequence ATGAGTGCAGAGACAGTGCGTTCCGACGGGCCGATTGCGCCCAACGCCTACCGGCTGCTCTGGGCCGGTTTTATGGCCATTCTGGCCGCAGGCGTCGGGTACTCCGTCCGCGGAGGCATCCTGGGTCAGTGGGCGACGCAATTCGGTTTCACCATGACCGAGCTCGGCACGATCACCGGCGGCGGCCTGACCGGCTTCGGCATCGTGATCATCCTCAGCTCGCTCGTGGCGGATAAAATCGGCTACGGCAAGTTGATGATCTCCGCCTTTCTGCTGCACATGCTCTCCGCCGGTCTGACGCTCGCCGCTCCGATGGCATACGCCTCCGGCGGAAAGTCGGCGGCGTTCGACTGCCTGTTCTGGGGCATGTTCCTGTTCGCCGTCGGCAACGGGTTGTGCGAAGCGGTCGTCAATCCGCTGACCGCCACGCTGTTCCCCAAGAACAAAGCCCACTACCTCAACATCCTGCACGCCGGCTGGCCTGCGGGGCTGGTGATCGGCGGCCTCGCGTCGTTCTTCATGGCGGGAACGAAAAACGATGCAGGCGAGTTCACCGTGCAGCCGGTCGACTGGAAGATCCAGATGTCACTGTTCCTCGTGCCGGTCATTTTCTATGGCGGCATGTTGCTGGGGCAGAAGTTCCCCAAGTCGGAAGCCGAATCGGCCGGCGTGACGCTGGGCCAGATGATCGGCCAGCTCTTCGCCCCGCTGATGCTCGTCCTGCTGTTGATTCATGCCATGGTCGGCTATGTCGAACTTGGCACCGATTCCTGGATCGCCAAGATTACCGGCGCGATCATGGGGAGCCCGGCCTCCGGGTTGGCGCTCTTCGTCTATACGTCGCTGCTGATGTTCCTGCTGCGATTCGTCGCCGGCCCGATCGTGCACCGGATCTCGCCGCTGGGGCTGCTGTTCGTCAGCGGCGTTCTGGGAGCGACGGGACTGACGCTGCTCGGAAACGCCGAGGGGGTCGCGATGTGTGTCATCGCCGCCACTGTGTACGCACTGGGTAAGACGTTCCTCTGGCCGACAATGCTGGCGGTCGTTTCGGAGCAGTTCCCGCGCGGCGGGGCGGTCTCGATCGGGATGCTCGGCGGCGTCGGAATGCTGTCCGCCGGTCTGCTGGGTGGCCCGGCGATTGGGTTCCAGCAGGATCACTATGCATCGCAGCAGTTGAAGGGAGTGTCTCCGGAGGCATTCGATCGCTATAAGGCGGCCACGGAAAGCCAGTTCATCGTCTTCAAGACCGTCGGTCTGGACGGTGCTAAGGTCGGGGTGGTGGAGGATGGTGGCAAGGAGCTGGCGCGAGCCGGAGAGCTGCTGGCCAGCGAAAAGAAAGAAGACAAGAATCACGCGGAACTGGCGGCGTGGTGGGGCGAGGCCAAGGCCACGGCCGGAGAGGACAAGAAACTGGTGCAGACGGCAGGCATTGACGGCGGCAAGGCGGCTCTCCGTCAGACGGCCTACGTCCCGGCCACGATGGCGGTGCTGTACCTGCTGCTGATTCTCTACTTCAAATCGATCGGCGGCTACAAGGCGGTGCATATCGACACACCGGAGTCGCTCGGCACCGGCGAGAGCTGA